In a genomic window of Watersipora subatra unplaced genomic scaffold, tzWatSuba1.1 SCAFFOLD_254, whole genome shotgun sequence:
- the LOC137410031 gene encoding uncharacterized protein, translating to MWNGISPENYNKALQNNITKNYKKTDNDTINKITANDQQIAQQLELDDRIEQTARRDAFITIKDHKPNFPNNPTHRLINPTKPELGKVSKHILEKINKTLRTKTHATLWRNTTEVIDWFKNIANKQNYSFISFDVCEFYPSITHELLTNAIRFARQYTTITDNEEHIIIHTKNAYLTYGQETWRKKDNASMFDVTMGSYDGAETCELVGTYLLSLLPDELKRNTGLYRDDGLAICDGTPRSIENMKKQICKTFKQNKLKITIEANQKIINFLDVTLDLNSGTHSPYTKPNNNIQYVHAQSNHPPNIIKNLPENVNKRLSRLSANKHIFEQSKTPYQQALNDSNYKYRLKYKPETTTKKRNRQRKVIWYNPPYNSNVQTNIGKIFLKIVNKCFDKKNPLGKIFNKNTVKIS from the coding sequence ATGTGGAATGGCATATCTCCAGAAAATTATAACAAGGCACTACAaaacaacattacaaaaaattacaaaaagactGACAATGAcaccataaataaaataactgctaATGACCAACAAATTGCCCAACAACTAGAACTTGACGACCGCATTGAACAAACCGCTCGAAGAGATGCCTTTATCACTATAAAAGACCACAAACCCAATTTTCCCAATAACCCTACTCACAGACTAATCAACCCTACTAAACCAGAACTTGGAAAAGTTAGTAAGCACATActtgagaaaataaataaaacactgCGAACTAAAACCCATGCGACTTTATGGAGAAACACTACAGAAGTGATAGATTGGTTCAAAAACATTGCTAACAAGCAAAATTACTCATTCATCTCATTTGACGTCtgtgaattttacccttcaataacacATGAACTACTAACTAATGCAATACGCTTTGCTCGACAATATACTACCATTACTGACAATGAAGAACACATAATCATTCACACAAAAAACGCATACTTGACATATGGACAAGAAACTTGGAGAAAAAAAGACAATGCTAGCATGTTCGACGTGACTATGGGAAGCTATGACGGAGCTGAGACTTGTGAACTGGTAGGGACTTACTTACTTTCTTTACTTCCAGACGAACTCAAACGCAACACTGGACTCTATCGTGATGACGGACTTGCAATCTGCGATGGCACACCTCGCAGCATCGAAAACATGAAGAAACAAATATGCAAAACATTCAAACagaacaaactaaaaatcactATTGAAGCTAAccaaaaaatcatcaattttttaGATGTAACCCTAGACCTAAACAGTGGTACACACAGCCCATACACTAAACCCaacaacaacatacaatatgTTCATGCCCAAAGTAACCACCCccctaacatcattaaaaacttaccagaaaATGTCAACAAAAGACTCTCTCGACTCTCTGCTAACAAACATATATTTGAGCAATCAAAAACACCATACCAGCAAGCACTAAATGACAGTAACTACAAGTACAGGCTAAAATACAAACCAGAAACCACaactaaaaaacgtaacaggcAACGAAAAGtaatatggtacaacccaccatataacagcaatgtacagactaacattggcaaaatattcttaaaaattgtaaacaaatgctTTGACAAAAAGAACCCACTAGGCAAAATATTCAACAAGAACACAGTAAAAATCAGCTAA